Proteins encoded by one window of Puntigrus tetrazona isolate hp1 chromosome 17, ASM1883169v1, whole genome shotgun sequence:
- the chrna2a gene encoding neuronal acetylcholine receptor subunit alpha-2a has translation MEPNHLKLLLKNLPLLLLLVERVKPALSDGWIHAHAEDKLFKKLFIGYNKWSRPVRNISDVVIVKFGLSIAQLIDVDEKNQMMTTNVWLKQEWNDYKLRWNPSEFDNVTSIRVPSEMIWVPDIVLYNNADGEFAVTHMTKAHLFHTGKVSWVPPAIYKSSCSIDVTFFPFDQQNCKMKFGSWTYDKAKIDLEQIESAVDLKDYWESGEWAIVNAVGTYNTKKYDCCHEIYPDITYFFIIRRLPLFYTINLIIPCLLISCLTVLVFYLPSDCGEKITLCISVLLSLTVFLLLITEIIPSTSLVIPLIGEYLLFTMIFVTLSIVITVFVLNVHHRSPSTHKMPRWVHSVFLDLIPRWLFMRRPEPDPKGRNAPDLSASKSWLQRETDVDGLTCQDMEFGLGMGTSTSISSPSATSLHLSDSEPLLQKYELQQLGHVINLCQRPAKLTNAASDPGLSFSPCVLRALDGVRYIADHLRAEDEDFSVKEDWKYVAMVIDRIFLWMFIIVCLLGTVGLFLPPWISGMI, from the exons ATGGAGCCAAATCATCTCAAACTGCTTTTGAAGAACCTGCCGCTGCTCTTGCTTCTCGTGGAGCGCGTTAAACCCG CATTATCAGACGGCTGGATCCATGCACACGCAGAAGacaaactctttaaaaaacTCTTCATCGGTTACAATAAGTGGTCCAGACCCGTGAGGAATATCAGcgatgttgttattgttaagtTCGGCCTCTCGATCGCCCAGCTTATTGATGTG GACGAGAAGAATCAAATGATGACGACGAACGTTTGGCTGAAGCAG GAATGGAACGACTATAAACTGCGCTGGAATCCCTCTGAATTTGACAATGTGACGTCTATTAGGGTGCCGTCGGAGATGATCTGGGTGCCGGACATCGTTTTATACAATAA TGCGGACGGTGAGTTTGCGGTGACCCACATGACCAAAGCCCACCTGTTCCACACCGGAAAGGTGAGCTGGGTTCCCCCAGCCATCTACAAGAGCTCCTGCAGCATCGACGTCACCTTCTTCCCGTTCGACCAACAAAACTGCAAGATGAAGTTCGGCTCCTGGACCTACGACAAGGCCAAGATCGATCTAGAGCAGATCGAGAGCGCCGTGGACCTGAAGGACTACTGGGAGAGCGGCGAATGGGCCATCGTCAACGCCGTGGGAACCTACAACACGAAGAAATACGACTGCTGCCACGAGATCTACCCCGACATCACCTACTTCTTCATCATCCGCCGCCTGCCTCTGTTCTACACCATCAACCTCATCATTCCCTGCCTGCTCATCTCTTGCTTGACCGTGCTGGTGTTCTACCTGCCGTCGGACTGCGGGGAGAAGATCACGCTGTGCATCTCCGTCCTCCTTTCCCTCACTGTTTTCCTGCTGCTCATCACCGAAATCATTCCCTCGACGTCTCTGGTGATTCCGCTGATCGGAGAGTACCTGCTCTTCACCATGATCTTCGTCACGCTCTCTATAGTCATCACCGTTTTTGTGCTCAACGTGCACCACCGTTCGCCGAGCACCCACAAAATGCCCCGCTGGGTCCATTCGGTGTTCCTGGACCTCATTCCCCGCTGGCTCTTCATGAGACGCCCGGAGCCCGATCCGAAAGGCCGCAATGCGCCCGACCTCAGCGCGTCCAAAAGCTGGCTTCAGCGGGAGACCGATGTGGACGGGCTGACCTGTCAGGACATGGAGTTCGGGTTGGGGATGGGAACATCCACGTCCATCTCGTCGCCGTCCGCCACGTCTCTGCATCTGTCCGACTCGGAGCCTTTGCTCCAGAAGTACGAGCTCCAGCAGTTAGGACACGTGATCAATCTGTGTCAGCGCCCGGCTAAGCTTACGAATGCGGCGTCCGACCCCGGGCTGAGCTTCTCGCCGTGCGTCCTGCGAGCTCTGGACGGCGTGCGGTACATCGCCGATCACCTGCGCGCCGAGGACGAAGACTTCTCA GTCAAGGAGGACTGGAAATACGTGGCGATGGTGATCGACCGTATCTTTCTGTGGATGTTCATCATCGTGTGCCTGCTGGGGACGGTCGGCCTCTTCTTACCTCCCTGGATATCAGGAATGATCTGA